A region of Diospyros lotus cultivar Yz01 chromosome 3, ASM1463336v1, whole genome shotgun sequence DNA encodes the following proteins:
- the LOC127798430 gene encoding ABC transporter I family member 21-like produces MEVEDRSSSDGGIRVTGMQFSYDDDGKQSPLYMDFNLAVSPGSRCLLVGANGSGKTTLLRILAGKHMVGGRDVVRVLNCSAFHDTHLVCSGALSYLGESWSKTVGSAGELPLQGDFSAEHMIFGVEGVDPVRREKLIELLDIDLKWRMHKVSDGQRRRVQICMGLLNPFQVLLLDEVTVDLDVVTRLDLLDFFKEECEQRGATIVYATHIFDGLETWATDIAYIQEGELKRVEKLPELSELQNSVNLLSVVESWLRSETKLEKKKSIKAQIQRTSSPFDSSPFRSSRHMAYYR; encoded by the exons ATGGAGGTGGAGGATAGATCGAGTAGTGACGGCGGTATAAGAGTGACCGGAATGCAATTCTCATACGATGATGATGGCAAACAGTCCCCTCTCTACATGGACTTCAACCTCGCTGTTTCCCCCGGATCCCGATGCCTTCTAGTCGGCGCCAATGGATCTG GGAAGACCACCTTGCTGAGAATTTTGGCTGGGAAGCATATGGTTGGTGGTCGAGATGTTGTGCGGGTGCTAAATTGTTCAGCTTTTCATGATACGCATCTAGTCTGTAGTGGTGCATTATCCTACTTGGGGGAATCTTGGAGTAAAACTGTTGGCTCTGCT GGAGAGCTTCCACTTCAAGGAGATTTCTCTGCTGAACATATGATATTTGGAG TTGAAGGGGTTGATCCTGTTAGGCGAGAAAAACTGATTGAACTGCTAGATATTGATCTAAAATGGCGAATGCATAAGGTTTCTGATGGTCAGCGGCGTCGAGTTCAAATTTGCATGGGTCTCCTGAATCCTTTTCAG GTTCTTCTGCTGGATGAGGTTACTGTTGACCTAGATGTCGTTACAAGGCTGGATCTGCTGGACTTCTTCAAGGAAGAATGTGAGCAG AGAGGAGCCACAATCGTTTATGCAACCCATATCTTCGATGGACTGGAAACATGGGCAACAGATATTGCGTACATCCAAGAAGGCGAGCTAAAGAGGGTGGAGAAATTACCCGAGCTCAGTGAGCTGCAGAACTCTGTGAATCTGCTTTCAGTGGTCGAGTCATGGCTTCGCTCTGAGACAAAGCTTGAGAAAAAGAAATCCATCAAAGCTCAAATACAGAGAACTTCTTCTCCTTTTGATTCATCTCCTTTCAGGTCATCCAGGCACATGGCCTACTATCGTTGA